Proteins encoded within one genomic window of Helicobacter sp. 'house sparrow 1':
- the dnaN gene encoding DNA polymerase III subunit beta, which translates to MKFDINKDSFENVLNHLQAFLDKKDSSQITSHIYLETRENKVLLKATDYEIGLDTQIEIKKEIDGNATVNGKKILDIIKRLKDGNLTLETDTQNIYITQGTSKFKLPMFDTNEFPKNIKNQEEKRINIDTSNFIQSLRKVTPAIDGNNQKISLTGALLELKDFHFSFVSTDTRRLALVRQDIQSVESFSIILPKKAINEIVKLFSDEMEIFYSDTQLTIKNQYYTFFTKLINDRFPDYEKIIPKEFKIQMKLPKNEIVDAIKLINSLSQKFKMTFKSNEILFETMSADSSEQAQTKMDFNTQLTNDFSIGIDSKYMLEFLTQIESQEFEICINESNTPFVVKDGNFSTIILPVI; encoded by the coding sequence ATGAAATTTGATATTAACAAAGACAGTTTTGAAAATGTTCTCAATCACTTACAAGCTTTTTTAGATAAAAAAGATTCCTCTCAAATTACATCTCATATATATCTTGAAACTCGAGAAAATAAAGTTTTATTAAAAGCAACTGATTATGAAATAGGACTAGATACACAAATTGAAATAAAAAAAGAAATAGATGGCAATGCAACTGTTAATGGAAAAAAAATATTAGATATCATAAAAAGACTTAAAGATGGAAATTTAACATTAGAAACAGATACTCAAAATATCTATATTACACAAGGAACATCTAAATTTAAACTACCTATGTTTGATACAAATGAATTTCCAAAAAATATAAAAAACCAAGAAGAAAAAAGAATAAATATTGATACTTCTAATTTTATACAATCACTAAGAAAGGTAACTCCTGCCATTGATGGAAATAATCAAAAAATCTCTCTTACAGGAGCTTTATTAGAACTAAAAGACTTTCACTTTAGTTTTGTTTCAACTGATACAAGAAGATTAGCCTTAGTAAGACAGGATATACAGTCTGTTGAAAGTTTTTCTATTATACTTCCTAAAAAAGCTATTAATGAGATAGTAAAATTATTCTCAGATGAAATGGAAATTTTTTATAGTGATACACAACTAACAATAAAAAATCAGTACTATACTTTTTTCACAAAGCTAATCAATGACAGATTCCCTGATTATGAAAAAATAATTCCAAAAGAATTTAAAATCCAAATGAAACTTCCTAAAAATGAGATTGTGGATGCAATTAAGCTTATAAATTCTTTATCTCAAAAATTTAAAATGACATTTAAAAGTAATGAAATCTTGTTTGAAACAATGTCAGCAGATAGTTCAGAACAAGCTCAAACAAAGATGGATTTTAATACACAACTAACTAATGATTTTTCAATAGGAATTGATTCTAAATATATGCTGGAATTTCTTACACAAATTGAATCTCAAGAATTTGAAATTTGTATCAATGAATCAAATACTCCTTTTGTAGTTAAAGATGGTAATTTTTCTACGATTATTCTACCGGTAATCTGA
- the dnaA gene encoding chromosomal replication initiator protein DnaA, with translation MTQKNFEEIFKKEFEEADFKTYISKIKYNENSSKQDILVFCAPNIFLANWIQTNYSDKILNVIEKYYNIRPQIRFTSETQKKNVKTSKQIIQKTETILNPSYTFHTFICGESNKFAYEIAKQISEKQAKNYNPVLFYGGTGLGKTHLLNAIGNKVIEKNKVVIYVTAEQFMNDYVSRLQNNSMEKFREKYRNCDYLLIDDVQFFGGKQQIQEEFFHTFNDLHSKNKQIVLTADKSLKQIIGLEERLKSRFEWGITADIQPPGLETKIEIIKQKCIINRIDISQDVIEFLASNVGENIRQIEGLIIKLNAQSLLFGQTITLTSAKNALKDTQKESYENITIDNIIKTVAKEFNIKPSEISSKNKHKNIAKARRIVIYLSRQIIPNSMTMIAQSLNMKDHSAVSKAISTINKEIEENPSLKLLIDEIKNKL, from the coding sequence ATGACACAAAAAAACTTTGAGGAAATCTTTAAAAAAGAGTTTGAAGAAGCTGACTTTAAAACCTATATTTCCAAAATAAAATATAATGAAAACTCCTCAAAACAGGATATTTTAGTATTTTGTGCTCCAAATATTTTTCTTGCCAATTGGATACAAACAAACTACAGCGATAAGATCTTAAATGTTATAGAAAAATACTATAACATAAGGCCTCAAATTCGTTTTACTTCAGAAACTCAAAAAAAGAATGTGAAAACTTCAAAACAAATCATTCAAAAAACAGAGACTATTTTAAATCCCTCCTATACTTTTCACACCTTTATTTGTGGAGAATCCAATAAATTTGCATATGAAATTGCAAAACAAATTTCTGAAAAACAAGCAAAAAATTATAATCCTGTTTTATTTTATGGTGGAACTGGATTGGGAAAAACACATCTTTTAAATGCCATTGGTAATAAGGTAATTGAAAAAAATAAAGTTGTAATTTATGTTACCGCAGAGCAGTTTATGAATGATTATGTCTCAAGATTACAGAATAATAGTATGGAAAAATTTAGAGAAAAATATCGCAATTGTGATTATTTACTCATTGATGATGTTCAGTTTTTTGGTGGAAAACAACAAATTCAAGAAGAATTTTTTCACACTTTTAATGACTTACATTCAAAAAACAAACAAATTGTTTTAACAGCAGACAAAAGTTTAAAACAAATCATTGGATTAGAAGAAAGATTAAAATCAAGATTTGAGTGGGGTATAACAGCAGATATACAACCCCCAGGTCTTGAAACAAAAATTGAAATTATTAAACAAAAATGTATTATAAATAGGATTGATATCAGTCAAGATGTTATAGAATTTTTGGCCTCAAATGTCGGAGAAAACATTAGACAAATTGAGGGTCTAATTATTAAATTAAATGCACAATCTTTATTATTTGGACAAACAATTACTCTAACAAGTGCAAAGAACGCACTTAAAGATACTCAAAAAGAAAGTTATGAAAATATAACTATTGATAATATTATCAAGACTGTTGCCAAGGAATTTAATATCAAGCCTAGTGAAATCTCATCAAAAAATAAGCATAAAAACATTGCAAAAGCAAGAAGAATTGTGATTTATTTATCAAGACAAATCATTCCAAATTCCATGACAATGATTGCTCAATCTCTTAATATGAAAGATCATAGTGCAGTTTCTAAAGCAATATCAACCATAAACAAAGAAATTGAAGAAAATCCATCTTTAAAGCTCTTAATTGATGAAATAAAAAACAAACTCTAA